A stretch of DNA from Pseudomonadales bacterium:
GGAATGGCTGGACGCCCTCGAGTACGTACTCGAAGAAGGCGGTGTTGACCGAGCCAATTTTCTGCTGGAGCGGCTCTCAGCACGGATGACGAAGACGGGTGCCCGGCTGCCATACACCATCACCACGCCCTACCGGAACACGATTCCCAGCAGCCGCGAAGCCTTCATGCCCGGCGATCTGTTCATGGAGCGGCGCATCCGATCGCTCATCCGCTGGAATGCCCTGGCGATGGTAGTACGTGCCAACAGCCGTCCTGGTGAGCTGGGCGGGCACATTTCGTCTTTTGCGTCTTCGGCCACGCTCTACGATGTCGGCTTCAACTACTTCTTCAGAGGACCGACAGATGAGAACCCCGGGGATCTGATCTACTTTCAGGGTCATGCGTCTCCCGGGATCTATGCGCGTTCCTTTCTGGAAGGGCGTCTCGATGAAACGCACCTGGACAATTTCCGACGTGAGGTCGGTGGTGCAGGGCTGTCGTCGTATCCCCACCCCTGGCTCATGCCCGACTACTGGCAGTTCCCGACAGTCTCCATGGGCCTGGGCCCGATTCAGGCCATCTACCAGGCTCACGTCATGAAGTATCTGAGCCATCGGGGACTGGTGGAACCCGGGAACCGTAAAGTGTGGGCGTTCCTCGGTGACGGTGAATGCGACGAACCGGAAGCGCTGGGTGCCTTGTCCCTCGCCGGCAGGGAGCATCTGGATAATCTGGTTTTTGTCATCAACTGCAATCTGCAGCGCCTGGATGGCCCGGTGCGGGGAAATGGCAAGATCATTCAGGAACTGGAAGGGTCTTTCCGTGGGGCTGGCTGGAATGTGATCAAGGTGGTCTGGGGACGACTCTGGGATCCGCTGTTTGCCAATGATAAGAGCGGCCTGCTGCAGCAGCGCATGAATGAAACCGTGGACGGCGAGTATCAGAACTACAAGGCCAAGGGTGGTGCCTATACCCGCGAGCACTTCTTCGGCCGCTACCCCGAGCTGACGAAGCTTGTCGAAAATCTGTCCGATCAGGACATCATGCGTCTGAACCGGGGTGGACACGACCCTTTCAAGATGTATGCGGCCTACCATGCGGCCGTTCACCACTCAGGCGAGCCCACCGTGATTCTGGCGAAGACCGTGAAGGGTTACGGGATGGGGGATGCGGGTGAGTCGGAGAATGATACGCACCAGGTGAAGAAGCTGAAGCTGGAAGAACTGAAGTATTTCCGCGACCGCTTCGATATCCCGCTTTCGGACAAGGAACTGGAGTCGGTGCCCTACTACCGACCGGCGCCGGACAGTCCGGAGATGAAGTATCTGCGAGCGGCCCGGGAGCGCCTGGGTGGATCGATTCCCAAGCGGGTGGTGACAAAAGAAGTGCTCAAGGTGCCGGGTCTGGGCGCATTTGAACAGCAGTTGAAGGGCACCGGCGACCGCGCCAATTCCACTACCATGGGTTTCGTGCGAATTCTCGCTACCCTGTTGCGCGACAAGAACATCGGACCGCGGATCGTGCCCATCGTGCCGGATGAAGCGCGTACCTTCGGCATGGAAGGATTGTTCCGGCAACTGGGGATCTATTCTTCGGCCGGTCAGCTCTACGAGCCGGAGGATTCGGGCGAGATCGCGGCGTACAAGGAATCCAGCGACGGCCAGGTGCTGGAAGAGGGGATCAACGAAGCCGGCGCATTTTCCGCCTGGCTGGCAGCCGCGACCGCCTACAGCTCTCACCAGCTCACGCTGATTCCGTTCTACATTTACTACTCGATGTTCGGCTTTCAGCGGATCGGTGATCTCGCCTGGGCGGCGGGAGATATGCAGGCGCGGGGATTTCTGCTGGGTGGAACCGCCGGCCGCACCACGCTCAATGGTGAAGGGCTGCAGCACCAGGATGGTCACAGCCACGTCCTTGCAAGCACCATTCCCAACTGTGTGGCCTACGATCCCTGTTACACCTATGAGCTGGCGGTGATCATCCAGGACGGTCTGCGGCGGATGGTGCAGGAGAAGGAGAACGTCTTTTATTACATCACCGTGATGAACGAAGCCTACGTGCAGGAGGCCATGCCTGCCGGAGTTGAGGCGGGTATTCTCAAAGGCATGTACCGTCGTTACTCACTCACCGGAGACGATGCGAAGCGGGTGAGACTGCTCGGTGCAGGCACCATCCTGCGGGAGGTCGAAGCAGCGGCACAGCTGCTCAATGAGGAGTTCGGTCTGTCCGTCGACGTCTACAGCGTGACATCCTTCAACGAACTGGCCCGGGAGGGTCAGGATGTCGCCCGCTGGAATCTGCTGCACCCCGAGGAGACACCCCGTGTCAGCTATGTGGCCCAGCAGCTTGGTGGCGAAGTTCCCGTCATCGCGGCCAGCGACTACATGAAACTGCTCGCGGAGCAGATCAGGGCCTTTCTGCCGGCACCCTATCAGGTGCTTGGCACCGATGGATTCGGTCGCAGCGATACCCGGGAGGCGCTGCGTCACTTTTTCGAAGTGGATCGGAACTTCATCGCGCTCAGTGCGCTGCGGAGTCTGGCCGATCAGCAGAAAATCTCGATCGACGTAGTGCGCAAGGCCCGGGACGAATTCGGTATCGATGCCGAGAAAGCCAATCCGAGGAAGATCTGAGCGTGGCAAAGAAGGCAGAGGAAATACGGATACCCGACATTGGCGACATTGAAGAGGTCGAGGTAATCGAGATCTGCGTGGCGGTGGGCGATTCGGTGGGGCCGGACGATACGCTGATCGTGATCGAGTCAGACAAGGCGTCCATGGATGTCCCTGCTGGCGTGAGCGGTGTCATCGAAGAGATTTCAGTGCAAGTGGGTGACAAGGTTGCGGAAGGTCACACCATTGCCCGCATTGCAGGTGAGGGTGCAGATACCGGCGCAGATACGGCCGCGGCATCGGGGTCGTCCGGGGCCGGGGAATCGCAGTCTGATCAATCAGGGCGCGATGAATCGGCGGCGGCGGAATCCGAAGTCGCTGAATCAGTGGCAGTCGAACCGGACTCGTCCGTAGCGGCGAGTGACGCAGCCGCACCGGCTGGGGCCGCTGAGCAGGAAACCTCTGCAACAAACGCTGCCGATGCAGAAAAGTCGAAGTCGGACAGTTCTGAGCCAGCCACCGAACGCCGCAAAGTCGAGATCCGGGTGCCGGAAATCGGCGATGCCAGCGGCGTGGTGGTCATCGAGGTCGGTGTGAAGGCGGGGGATACGGTGAGCGCCGACGACCTGCTGGTGGTGGTGGAGTCCGACAAGGCATCCATGGAAATACCGGCAGGCGAAGCCGGTACTGTGGAAGCCGTTCACGTGGAAGTGGGCGCGGAAGTTGAAGAAGGTACGCTGCTGGCGACCCTTCGGCTCAGTGGTGATGGGGTCAGTGCACCGGCTGAAGAAGACGCCTCTGCCGGGCCTGCGGCCGGGAAAAAAGGCGGAGACTCTTCACAACAGACTGAGAAACCGGAAGCTGCCACACCGACTGCAGAAGAAAGTCCGGCCGGCGCCACAGGTGTGACCACGCCGGAGCGCGTGCAGACCGATGATGGCGCTGACAGGGAGCAGGCGCAGCGTGTCTATGCCGGGCCGGCGGTCCGGCGCCTGGCACGGGAGCTGGGCGTTGCGCTCAGCCGGGTGAAGGGTTCAGGTGCACGGGGTCGGATCGTCAAAGACGATGTGAAGCGCTTTGTAAAGCAGACGCTGGGTGCACCGCCTCGAGTTGTGCAGGGCGCATCGGCTGTTCCGCCGATACCCAGGGTGGATTTCAGCAGGTTCGGTCCGGTGCGCTCTGAAGCCCTGTCCCGAATCCGTCTGGCGGGTGCCGCCAACCTGCACCGCAGCTGGCTGAACCTGCCGCATGTCACTCAGTTCAATGAGGCGGATGTCACCGATCTCGAGGCGTTTCGCGGTTCACTCAAGGCAGAAGCCGAGCGCCGTGGCATCAAACTCACGCCACTGGCGTTCATCATCAAAGCCTGCTGCCACGCATTGAAAGCACACCCCCATCTGAATGCGTCGCTGGATCTGGACGCGGGTAATTTCATCCTCAAGGACTACTTTCATATCGGCATGGCGGTGGATACTCCGGACGGACTGGTGGTTCCGGTGATCCGGGACGCGGACCGGAAGGGACTGTGGGAGCTTTCCGAGGCGATCGTCGAGCTGTCGACGAAAGCCCGGGAGCTGAAACTCGGTCTTAATGATATGCAGGGAGGTACTTTCAGTGTCTCCAGCCTGGGTGCCATTGGTGGCACAGGCTTCACGCCGATCATCAATGCCCCGGAAGTGGCCATTCTCGGGGTGTCGCAGCTGAGTCAGAAACCGGTCTGGAATGGTACGGAGTTCGGGCCCCGGAGCATGCTGCCCCTGTCCCTGTCCTATGACCACCGGGCCATCAACGGCGCCGAGGCTGGCCGGTTCATGGCGAGCCTGACCGAAGTCCTGGCGGATATCCGGCGCCTGGCGCTCTAGAGTAGTGTTTCGAGTTGCGGGCTACTGCAACCCCCGCCACTGGGGCTCGACCCCGCTGTTGAGTACCCGCGCGAGCACGAAGAGCAGATCAGAGAGTCGGTTCAGATAGCGGGCGGGCTGTCCGGCGTCCGCCACCTCCCAGCAGTGCCGTTCGGCGCGCCGGCACACGGTGCGGCAGATGTGCGCGCCTGCTGCCTGCCGGGTGCCGCCGGGAATCACGAATTCGGTCAGCGGTGGCAGACTGCTGTTCAGCATGGTCACCGCATCTTCCAGCCACTGGTGATCGGGTGCAGGTGTTGCGGCCAGAGTGGCCAGGTGCGCGCCCAGATCGAAAAGTTCCTGCTGCAGGCGCCCCAGCATTTCCCGATAGGGACTGTCCTGCGCAAGCTCCGCGATCAGCGCACCGGTGAAACTGTTCAGTTCATCGACCGCGCCGATGGTGTGAATGCGGGGATCACACTTGGATATCCGGGAGCCGTCCGCAAGCGACGTCTGCCCTTTGTCCCCGCCACGGGTGACGACTGACGTGATTCGCTTGCGTGGCACCTGAAGCGTCCGCCGCGCAGCTCAGGATTTGGGTCGGAAGGCAGGGTCGAAGGGCTGCACCGTGATGAGACCCGTATCGAAGGATCGGGTCAGACCTTCGTAAGCGTGGCGCATGAAATGTTTAGGGTGCGGCAGTCCGGTTTCATTGTCGGCAGCGGAGATGCTCACACCGACCACCACAGGAATATAGCCCTCGGTGGTCTTGAATGAGTGCATGTACAGGTTGTCGAAGATGCGCCGGAAACTCTGAGAAGTGCAGTTCTGAATATCCGGCTGCAGTGTGATCACCGCGAACATGTTGGCCTCGGGTCGGGTGACCACATCCAGGGGGCGTACCAGCTGCCGGACTTTGGCACCGATACCGGACATGAGTTCGTCCACGATATTCTGCTCGTACTGCTCCTGGATGACGCTCAGGTTGTTGATGCCGACCAGCAGCAGACAGGCGGCGCCGCCTCGCGTTTCGGCGTGTTTCATCGTGTCTGCGATGCGTTCCAGGGTGAACTTCAGGTTGCCCAGTCCGGTGACCGGGTCCACCAGGTCGGTGGTCTGGAGTTCACGGATCTTCTTGCGCAGCAGGCGGTTGGTGCGCAGCAGTTCGTTCTGCCGGGCCGCAATGCGCTGGGCGGCAATGACCCGGGGCAGCAGCTGGGCACGCAGGTGTGCCTTGTTGAGAAAATCATCCACACCTTCATCGAACGCCTGCTGCATGGCTTCCATGTCGTCGCGCGCGGTCAGCAGCATGGTGTAGGTGAAATGTTCGGTTGTTTCATCGAGCTTCTTGACCCGGCGGCTCAACTCGAGGCCATCCATACTCGGCATCAGCCAGTCGGCAATGAGGATCTGTGCGGGGCGCTTCTCCAGGGAGCGGAGGGCCTGGAGCGGGTTGTTGGTAAAACGGACGTTGCTGAACCCGCCGCTGCGCAGCGCCTTGGCAATGATGGCGCTGGAAAACTTCGCGTCATCCACGACGAGGATTGGAATGTCTTCGTATGACATGTAACTTACAGGCTGAGCCGGCGGGGGCGTGCCCGGTTTGATATGCGAGGTATCCAGTTTTGTCAAGGAAGTCACGTCCTGGTCGGTGACCCGATCCGGAGCAGTCTAGCACGGGGGTCAGTGCGCGCCCGTGATGCAGTTTGGAAGCATTTTGCTGACCGATGCGTACAAATGTACGCGCAGATGTAAGGGGTACCTATGCCGTCTTTTGATGTGGTCTCGGAAGTGGATGTGCAGGAAGTGCGCAACGCGGTGGATCAGGCCAACCGGGAGCTGAGTACAAGATTCGACTTCCGGGGGGTGGAATCCGGCTACGCGTTCGAGAACGATAGGATCCGGATGCATGCCCTGGAGGAGTTCCAGCTTACTCAGATGTTTGACATCCTGTGTGACAAACTCACCCGTCGCGGCGTGGACGTGAAGGCGCTGGATGCCGGGGAAGTCGAAGCCGCGGGCAAACAGAAACGCCAGAGTTTCGGTCTTAAACAGGGCATCGATAAGGAAACTGCGAAAAAAATCGTCAAGCTGACCAAGGACTCGAAATTGAAGGTGCAGTCCCAGGTACAGGGTGAACAGGTCCGTATCACCGGCAAGAAGCGCGATGATCTGCAGCAGGTCATGGCCCTGCTCAAAGACGCCGAGCTGGACGTACCGCTGAACTACACCAACTTCCGCGATTGAATCAGCCCCTCTGGCAGACGCTTGCCAACCGGCGGATGCTGATCTGCGCCGGCCTTGGCTTTGCGTCCGGTCTGCCGCTGTTCGTGCTGGTGCAACTGGTGCCCGCCTGGCTGCGTGTCGAGGGCGTGAGCCTGACCGCTATCGGTTTCTTCACCGCGATCCAGTACCCCTATTCCCTGAAGTTCCTCTGGTCACCGGCGCTGGAACGCTATTCGGTGCCCCTGCTCGGCCGGCGTCGAGGCTGGATGCTGCTGACCCAGGTCCTGCTGATCGGCACCATGGCCCTGCTGGGTTTTCAGCAGCCACAGGATGCTTTGCTTGGTATCACCCTCATGGCGATCGCCGTGGCCGTGTTCAGTGCGACCCAGGATGTGGTCATCGACGCCTACCGGCGGGAGCTGCTCAGAACCGATGAGGAGCTGGGTCTGGGCAACGCCATCCATGTACAGGTCTATCGGCTCTCCGGTCTCATACCCGGCTCCCTCGGTCTGATCCTGGCGGACTCACTGCCCTGGCAGGTGGTTTTTCCCATCATGGCGGCTTTCATGGGCGTCGGTGTGATCCTCACTCTGCTCATCCGTGAGGCGGAAACTGAGCCGGTGGTGCCTGCAAGCCTGGCGGCGGCGATTGTCGAACCCTTCCGCGAATTCTTCGGCCGTCATGGCTGGCGCTCGGCCGTTGCCGTGCTGGCGTTCATGCTGCTGTACAAGCTGGGAGACAATATGGCCACCGCGCTGGCCACACCGTTTTACATCGATCTTGGCTTCAGCCTTACGGAAATCGGCTGGATCGCGAAGAACGCTGCGCTCTGGCCGTCGATCATCGGCGGCATTGCCGGTGGCCTGATCATCGTGAAGATCGGCATCAACAAAGCCCTCTGGGCCTTCGGGGTGGTACAGCTCGCCACCATCTTCGGCTTTGCCTGGCTGGCCGGTGTCGGAGCGGACCCCTGGCTGCTGGCGGCGGTGATCGGGGCCGAATACCTGGGTGTCGGTCTTGGTACGGCGGCATCCGTGGCCTTCATCGCCAGGGAAACCGCGCGTACCTCCGTCGCCACGCAGTTTGCACTGTTTACCGCGATCGCCGCCCTGCCGCGGGTAGTCGCATCCAGTGTCAGCGGTCTGATCGTGGACGAAATCGGCTGGATCGACTTCTTTTATCTGTGTGCGCTGCTGGCCCTGCCCGGCATGGCGCTGCTGCACTGGGTTGCACCCTGGCGAGCAGACACCTCGACCGTTGAACCCGTTGCACCCCTGGGCGATGAGACTACGATCCTGCCTGCGCCTCCCAGCGGCAGGCGCGGCTGACCCGTTCCCCGATGAATTCCACCCCCTCAGCCAGCAGCCGCTGATACTGGGTCTTGTGGCCTTCTGAACCGCTGCGCAAGGAAATGCGTCCGCTGGCGTTGATTACCCGGTGCCAGGGCAGACGGCTTCTTTCCGGCAGCTGGCTGAGTGTCCGGCCGACCAGGCGGGCGTGGCGCGGCATTCCGGCGAGCGCGGCGATCTGCCCATAGGTGGCGACTTTGCCCCGGGGAATCAGGGCGACGACCTGCCAGATCCGCTCCTGCGGTTGCAAAACCCCGGAGCCACCCGCAGATTGACCGGATGACGACTTACGGACCTCGCCCATGTGGCTGCTGATTTTCTTCCTCACGCCCATTGCCGAAATGTACCTGCTCATCGAGGTGGGCGGCTACATCGGTGCCTGGCCCACCATAGGGCTTGTCATGCTGACTGCGGTGATCGGGGTGACCCTGCTGCGTATCCAGGGCCTTGCCACCCTGACCCGGGGCCTGCAGCGGCTGGAGGGTGGCCAGCTGCCTGCCCGGGAGGTTGTTGAAGGTCTGCTGCTCGCGGTGGCGGGCGCGCTCCTTCTCACCCCGGGTTTTGTCACTGATACGGTTGGCTTCCTGCTGCTCGTACCCGGATTTCGCGGCACAGTGGCAGGGCTGGTTCTGTCGAAAGTACAGGTCACCGGTCTCGGACCTGGACGCGCAGCCGGAATGGCTGAGTGGCCGCCGAGAGGCGGGCGGGGAGCCGACCCGGGGCCCCGCACACCCATAGAAGGCGAGTTCCAGCGGGTAGATCGGCCGCCACGAGCCGATAAAAATTCGGACTGAGCTCCCGGCCGCTCTTGAAATCCACCTCCGGTGGACCCATTTAGGGTTCGTCGGCTCGCTGGCGGTCGTGGCTGTAACACTTCCTGAGGTTGCGGACGAGCGCCTGCCGGGTCGGAGTCGCGGGTTATCGGCCTTGCATCAGGCTCGTGGATCACTATCATATGCCACCCTGAAATTAGCACTCTCCCTATGAGAGTGCTAATTCGAAAACGTTGATCAGGCGAGATGCTGACGACCCGTACTGGGACCCTCTAATGGGATTTGAACTGGGAGAAAACAGGTAATGAAAATTCGACCCTTACACGATCGTGTTGTCGTGCGCCGGTTGGAAGAAGAGTCCACCACCGCAGGCGGCATCGTGCTGCCCGACTCGGCTTCGGAAAAGCCCTCGCGCGGCGAAGTGCTGGCTGCAGGACCGGGCAGAATTCTGGATAACGGCGAAACCCGGCCGATGGATGTGAAAGTCGGTGACAAGGTCATCTTCGGCCAGTACGGCGGCAGCACGGTCAAGATCGACCGCGAAGAACTGCTGATCCTGAGCGAGAGCGAAATTTTCGGCGTGCTGGAAGGCTAACTACACGGGAACGAGGAATAAGCGATGAGCGCTAAAGAAGTATTATTTGGAGATGACGCACGCAGCCGGATGCTCGATGGGGTTAACGTGCTGGCGAATGCGGTCAAGGTAACTCTGGGCCCGAAGGGCCGTAATGTTGTGCTGGACAAGTCCTTCGGCGCACCCACCGTCACCAAGGACGGGGTGTCTGTTGCCAAGGAAATCGAACTGAAAGACAAGTTCGAGAACATGGGCGCGCAGATGGTCAAAGAGGTCGCCTCGCAGACCTCGGACGAAGCCGGTGACGGCACCACCACAGCCACCGTGCTGGCCCAGTCGATTCTGACCGAAGGCCTGAAGTCGGTCGCGGCAGGTATGAACCCGATGGACCTCAAGCGGGGTATCGACAAGGCGGTCACCGCCGCAGTTGCCGAAATCCTGAAGATGGCCACTCCCTGCGAAGACAACAAGTCGATTGCACAGGTCGGCACCATCTCGGCGAACAGTGACGAAGCCGTAGGTGCGATCATCGCTGAAGCCATGGCCAAGGTCGGCAAGGAAGGCGTGATCACCGTCGAGGAAGGTTCCGGACTCGAGAACGAACTCGACGTGGTTGAAGGGATGCAGTTCGATCGCGGCTATCTGTCGCCCTACTTCATCAACAACCAGGAGTCCATGGCTGCCGAGCTGGAAGACCCCTACATCCTGCTCTGCGACAAGAAGATCTCCAACATCCGCGACATGCTGCCGATTCTCGAGTCCGTCGCCAAAGCGGGCAAGCCGCTGATGGTGATAGCCGAGGACATCGAAGGCGAAGCGCTGGCGACCCTGGTGGTCAACAACATGCGCGGTATCGTCAAGGTCTCCGCAGCCAAAGCCCCGGGTTTTGGCGATCGCCGCAAGGCGATGCTGCAGGACATCGCGATTCTGACCGGCGGCACCGTGATTTCCGAAGAGGTCGGTCTGACCCTGGAAGGCGCGACCCTCGATGATCTGGGTACTGCCAAGCGTATTTCCTCCACCAAGGAAAACACCACCATCGTCGACGGTGCCGGTGCCAAGGGTGACATCGAAGGCCGCATCAAGCAGATCCGGGCCGAAGTTGAAGACACCTCCTCCGACTATGATCGCGAAAAGCTCCAGGAGCGTCTGGCGAAACTGGCCGGTGGTGTTGCCGTGATCAAGGTCGGCGCACCCACCGAAGTGGAAATGAAGGAGAAGAAGGCGCGTGTGGAAGACGCACTGCACTCGACTCGTGCAGCGGTGGAAGAGGGTGTTGTAGCAGGCGGCGGTGTCGCGCTGGTGCGTGCGCTCAAAGCCATCGACGGCCTCAAGGGTGACAACGAAGACCAGAACGTGGGCATCACCATTGCCCAGCGGGCCATGACAGCCCCTCTGCGGCAGATTGCAGCAAACGCCGGCGTCGAAGGTGCGGTCGTGCTGGATAAGGTCGCTGCGCTGAAGGGCAACCAGGGCTACAACGCAGCCACTGGTGAGTACGGCGACATGCTGGAGATGGGCATTCTCGATCCGGCGAAGGTCACCCGTACCGCTCTGCAGGCAGCTGCCTCAGTGGCAGGTCTGATGATCACCACCGAAGCGATGGTCGCTGAACTGCCGGAAGACAAGCCGCCAATGGGTGGTGGCGGCATGCCCGACATGGGCGGCATGATGTAAGCCGCCCGCTTCCGGGTGGTGAGAGTCGTTTCCCCTGGGAGGCGGCCCTCTCCGGAATCGGGAGCTGGAATCGGCAGAAAAGAAAACCCCACCTGTGTGTGGGGTTTTTTTTCGGCCGCTTTCCCCAGGCACGGATACTCTCCCGGCGGCACGTCAGCACTGATCGCCGGGCACGGGTTTCGACCCTGTGCGGCTTCGATGCTATAGTCGCCGCGGTCGTTCTGAACAATATTTATAACGGTCAGCAGGGGAGATTTTTTCGATGGAACTCATAGATTACCTGGCTCGATGGGGCCACTTTCTCGCAGGCATCACCTGGATCGGTCTGCTTTACTATTTCAATTTCGTGCAGGGTGAATACTTCAAGGAAGCCGAAGCCAGCGCCCGCACCGATGCATTCGTCAAGCTGGTACCCCGTGCGCTCTGGTGGTTCCGCTGGGGTGCGATGTTCACCTTCTTAACCGGAATCGTGATGCTGGGCATCCGGGGAGCCGGTGTGACCCTGGATATCACGGTAGGTGCCGTGCTGGGTACACTGATGTTTCTGAATGTCTGGCTCATCATCTGGCCGAACCAGAAAATCCTGATTGCCTCGAATCAGCAGGTGAAATCCGGCGGCGAACCCCTTCCTGCGGCTGCGGCTGCGGCACCGAAGGCAGCCCTGGCGTCCAGAACCAACACGCTGTTTTCGCTGCCCATGCTGTTTCTCATGGGGTCGAGCGCTCATTACGCCCACGGCGGCCTGAACGGCAACACCACGGCGCTGATTGCCGCACTGGCGATCATCGCCGTGCTCCAGTTGAACGCGATCTTCGGCAAGCCCGGTCCGATGGCCAGCGTGCGTGGAGTGATCGTCAGTGGTCTGGCACTCACCATCGTGCTCTGGGGGATCCTGGAGATACTCTGACATCAGGTTCTGACTCCCGAGCAAGGTGTGTCCGGGTCCCGCCGGAGCATGCCACCGGGGTGGCAGAGCGTCAGTATCTGAAAAGCCCGCCTGTGCGGGCTTTTTTTGTCTTCCTTAGATTTCTTCTATAATCTGCGCGCTCGAAAAACCCGGAGTTCACATGGCTGAGCGTCCTTCTCCCACCGCGATCCCCGCCAATCCCGATGACTCGGCCGGTTACCGGCGTGGTATCAAAGCCCCGAAGACGGTTTCCAGCGGCGATTCGCCACGACGGCGTACCGGGTCGGGCGGAGGCACTTCCGGGGGCTCCAGATCGATTGGTATCAATCTGATTCTGGCAGTGCTCGTTGCCGGGCTTGTGGTGGCGGGCTGGTTCATCACCAATCAGCACCAGCAGCTGCTCGAAGATAAAAAAGCTCTGGCATCCGCCTCTGATCGTATCGGCCTGCTCGAAGACCGGCTGCGCATGACCGATGAGAATCTGTCTGAAACCGGTCAGGATACCAAGAGCCAGATCAACTTCTGGGAGTCAGAGATCCGCAAGCTCTGGGGCGTGACCAACGACCGCAACAAGAAGTGGATCGAAGAGAACAAAGCGGGCATCGAGAAGCTCGGTAAAGACCTCCAGGGTCTGCAGAGCGCCACCAGGGAACTGACCAACTCGGTAGGTCGACACGAGGCGTTGTTCAAGCAGCAGTCGGCTATTGTGGATCAGCTGACCAGTCTCGAGCTTTCCCTCCAGCAGATGGCGGGGGTGCAGCGCGACATCGTGGACCGGGTGAATACCACCAGTCAGAGCATGGCCACCCTGCAGACCAGTCTGGTGAATCGGGTTGCCGAAAACGAACAGGCGGTCACTGCGATCGACGCCTATCGGGTGCAGATCAACAATCGTCTTGCCAGTATCGAACGGCGGCTGGATTCGCTCGGCAACCCGACGCTCTAGAATCGACGCCCGCGCTGCGCTCTGATACGGCACGCCGTGCCGGGCTAATGGCCCGACTCCCCGTACGCCTGGCGGGGACAGGGTCTGTCGGGGTGTGACACAGGTCTACATTGGGGTGACGACACCCCGGCATACTTCTTTCGAGAAAAATCGAGGGAAGCCATCCGCATGTCGCACCCCGGCGACAATCCCGCGTTCTGTATCGCTGGCGTAGAACCTGCCCGGCCCCGGTGTGCGGCTGCCTGTCACCGTCTGGAGGAGACAGCGGCCCGGAGTGGCTGGACGACCCGCTACGTGGACATTCGCCACAGCGATGAGATGGATGAAACTGTCGCGCTGGTGGTGCTGGCGGGTGCCGGTGCAGACAGTGCCCGTCGTGCCTTCCCCCATGCCCTGCTGGTAAGTTTCGAGGATCCGCTTGGTGCCGATCTGGTATTGCCACCGGAGGCTGAGGGTGGCTGTCTGGACAGGCTCGTAGCGCATGGTGAGGAGCACTGGCGCCGCAATCTGAAGGTGCTGGCTCTGTTCCGGGAGGTGGGCGCGCGCCGCACACGGATGAATCAGCTTTCGGATATCGCGAAGTCGCTGTCCACCCGCATGGATTATTCAGATCTGCTGCGGACCATTCTGCTGGAAGCCCGTCGTCTGGCCGATTGCGAGGCGGGTTCTCTGTATCTCATAGACGAATCCGGCGATGAACCGGAGCTGGTGTTCAAACTGGCACAGAACGATGTGGTGGAAGTCGACTATGTAGAGAAGCGTCTGCCGTTGTCCCGGGATTCCCTTGCCGGCTATGTCGCGGTGGT
This window harbors:
- a CDS encoding methylated-DNA--[protein]-cysteine S-methyltransferase, with the translated sequence MQPQERIWQVVALIPRGKVATYGQIAALAGMPRHARLVGRTLSQLPERSRLPWHRVINASGRISLRSGSEGHKTQYQRLLAEGVEFIGERVSRACRWEAQAGS
- the groL gene encoding chaperonin GroEL (60 kDa chaperone family; promotes refolding of misfolded polypeptides especially under stressful conditions; forms two stacked rings of heptamers to form a barrel-shaped 14mer; ends can be capped by GroES; misfolded proteins enter the barrel where they are refolded when GroES binds); translation: MSAKEVLFGDDARSRMLDGVNVLANAVKVTLGPKGRNVVLDKSFGAPTVTKDGVSVAKEIELKDKFENMGAQMVKEVASQTSDEAGDGTTTATVLAQSILTEGLKSVAAGMNPMDLKRGIDKAVTAAVAEILKMATPCEDNKSIAQVGTISANSDEAVGAIIAEAMAKVGKEGVITVEEGSGLENELDVVEGMQFDRGYLSPYFINNQESMAAELEDPYILLCDKKISNIRDMLPILESVAKAGKPLMVIAEDIEGEALATLVVNNMRGIVKVSAAKAPGFGDRRKAMLQDIAILTGGTVISEEVGLTLEGATLDDLGTAKRISSTKENTTIVDGAGAKGDIEGRIKQIRAEVEDTSSDYDREKLQERLAKLAGGVAVIKVGAPTEVEMKEKKARVEDALHSTRAAVEEGVVAGGGVALVRALKAIDGLKGDNEDQNVGITIAQRAMTAPLRQIAANAGVEGAVVLDKVAALKGNQGYNAATGEYGDMLEMGILDPAKVTRTALQAAASVAGLMITTEAMVAELPEDKPPMGGGGMPDMGGMM
- a CDS encoding FxsA family protein; amino-acid sequence: MWLLIFFLTPIAEMYLLIEVGGYIGAWPTIGLVMLTAVIGVTLLRIQGLATLTRGLQRLEGGQLPAREVVEGLLLAVAGALLLTPGFVTDTVGFLLLVPGFRGTVAGLVLSKVQVTGLGPGRAAGMAEWPPRGGRGADPGPRTPIEGEFQRVDRPPRADKNSD
- a CDS encoding co-chaperone GroES, producing the protein MKIRPLHDRVVVRRLEEESTTAGGIVLPDSASEKPSRGEVLAAGPGRILDNGETRPMDVKVGDKVIFGQYGGSTVKIDREELLILSESEIFGVLEG
- a CDS encoding YajQ family cyclic di-GMP-binding protein; protein product: MPSFDVVSEVDVQEVRNAVDQANRELSTRFDFRGVESGYAFENDRIRMHALEEFQLTQMFDILCDKLTRRGVDVKALDAGEVEAAGKQKRQSFGLKQGIDKETAKKIVKLTKDSKLKVQSQVQGEQVRITGKKRDDLQQVMALLKDAELDVPLNYTNFRD
- a CDS encoding AmpG family muropeptide MFS transporter, whose product is MNQPLWQTLANRRMLICAGLGFASGLPLFVLVQLVPAWLRVEGVSLTAIGFFTAIQYPYSLKFLWSPALERYSVPLLGRRRGWMLLTQVLLIGTMALLGFQQPQDALLGITLMAIAVAVFSATQDVVIDAYRRELLRTDEELGLGNAIHVQVYRLSGLIPGSLGLILADSLPWQVVFPIMAAFMGVGVILTLLIREAETEPVVPASLAAAIVEPFREFFGRHGWRSAVAVLAFMLLYKLGDNMATALATPFYIDLGFSLTEIGWIAKNAALWPSIIGGIAGGLIIVKIGINKALWAFGVVQLATIFGFAWLAGVGADPWLLAAVIGAEYLGVGLGTAASVAFIARETARTSVATQFALFTAIAALPRVVASSVSGLIVDEIGWIDFFYLCALLALPGMALLHWVAPWRADTSTVEPVAPLGDETTILPAPPSGRRG
- a CDS encoding urate hydroxylase PuuD yields the protein MELIDYLARWGHFLAGITWIGLLYYFNFVQGEYFKEAEASARTDAFVKLVPRALWWFRWGAMFTFLTGIVMLGIRGAGVTLDITVGAVLGTLMFLNVWLIIWPNQKILIASNQQVKSGGEPLPAAAAAAPKAALASRTNTLFSLPMLFLMGSSAHYAHGGLNGNTTALIAALAIIAVLQLNAIFGKPGPMASVRGVIVSGLALTIVLWGILEIL